The window TGATCGTCACGAACGTCACGGCGGCGACGAACCACGCCCGGTGCACGCGGGTGCGCCGCCGGCCGGTTCGGGCGCTCTGCTCGGATGCCGTCTCGGCCGCGGCATCGGTTGTCTGTGTCACGTCACGAGCTTCCGGCCTGCGCTCTCTCCGAGCGAGTGGCCGGAAGGTCAGTGTTCGCTAGAATCGGGCCATGGGTTCACACGCCTCCGTACGCCGCCACCGGGTGGTCGTCCTCGCCCTGGACGGCGTCCTTCCCTTCGAGCTGGGCATCCCCCAGCGGATCTTCGGCCGCGCCAAGGACACGAAGGGCCGCAGTCTGTACGAGGTGGTGACCTGCTCGATCCGGCCGCCCGGCCCGGTCGAGGCGGAGGCGGACTTCTCCATCCTCGTCGAGAACGGCCCGGAGGCCCTCGCCACCGCCGACACCGTCGTCGTCCCGGCCTCGTACGAGCTGGGTCCGGTGTACGACGAGGGCGTGCTCACGGACGAGCTGGCCGCGGCCCTCGCGTACATCCGGCCGGGCACCCGGCTCGTGTCCATCTGCACGGGCGGGTACGTGCTCGCCGCCGCCGGACATCTCGACGGCCGCCCGGCCACCACGCACTGGGCGTCCGCCGAGCACTTCCAGCGGGTGTTCCCGAAGGTGCGGGTGGACGCGGACGTGCTGTTCATCGACGACGGTGACGTGCTGACGTCAGCCGGTGTCGCGGCCGGCATCGACCTGTGCGTCCACATCGTGCGCCGCGACCACGGCACGGCGGTCGCCAACGACGTGGCCCGCCGCACGGTCGTGCCCCCGCACCGTGACGGCGGCCAGGCCCAGTACGTGCAACGGCCCGTCCCCGAGGCCCGGTCGGCGAGCACGACCGCCGCCCGGGCCTGGGCGC of the Streptomyces aurantiacus genome contains:
- a CDS encoding GlxA family transcriptional regulator; this translates as MGSHASVRRHRVVVLALDGVLPFELGIPQRIFGRAKDTKGRSLYEVVTCSIRPPGPVEAEADFSILVENGPEALATADTVVVPASYELGPVYDEGVLTDELAAALAYIRPGTRLVSICTGGYVLAAAGHLDGRPATTHWASAEHFQRVFPKVRVDADVLFIDDGDVLTSAGVAAGIDLCVHIVRRDHGTAVANDVARRTVVPPHRDGGQAQYVQRPVPEARSASTTAARAWALGRLHEPIQLRDMAGQEAMSVRTFTRRFREEAGVSPGQWLTQQRVERARHLLESTGLSVDRIARDSGFGTAQSMRQHLQSALGVTPTAYRRTFRASGPSGAQRREG